A part of Caretta caretta isolate rCarCar2 chromosome 1, rCarCar1.hap1, whole genome shotgun sequence genomic DNA contains:
- the ATP6V1F gene encoding V-type proton ATPase subunit F, translated as MAGRGKLIAVMGDEDTVTGFLLGGVGELNKHRKPNFLVVEKDTSLTEIEETFRSFLSREDIGIILINQFIAELIRHVLDAHTRSLPAVLEIPSKEHPYDAAKDSILRRARGMFTAEDLR; from the exons ATGGCCGGGCGGGGGAAGCTGATCGCGGTGATGGGGGACGAGGACACGGTGACGGGCTTCCTGCTGGGCGGGGTGGGCGAGCTCAACAAGCACCGCAAGCCCAACTTCCTGGTGGTGGAGAAGGACACGAGCCTGACCGAGATCGAGGAGACCTTCCG gagctTCCTGAGCCGCGAGGACATCGGCATCATCCTGATCAACCAGTTCATCGCGGAGCTGATCCGGCACGTGCTGGACGCGCACACCCGCTCGCTGCCCGCCGTGCTGGAGATCCCCTCCAAGGAGCACCCCTACGACGCCGCCAAGGACTCCATCCTGCGCCGCGCCAGGGGCATGTTCACCGCCGAGGACCTGCGCTAG